One stretch of Paenibacillus sp. FSL R5-0341 DNA includes these proteins:
- a CDS encoding aromatic acid exporter family protein: MSFGARVLKTGIAVTLALYLSSLFLNPQSPVPAAIAAIFAMQPSIYRSWKYFLDQLQTTTLGAIVALVGGMVLSNEPIAVGLIIVLVIMICLKLNMGETVGLTLVTVVSIMEASGDWHFALNRFLLTLVGIVSAFLINITVFPPKPKVQFVKQIQSVFSGMSLLLRTSISDEIKEVVFREEKNNLGGSIKSLSDKYNLFEEEQKKMKRSKFSETRQMVVYKQMLLSLQKGYEVLDSVERHYFQAPRTPAMDLFFDSHLELVIKFHEHALLKFEDKLKPNGEEAAQFVLDNDRFMEQAITEFDIDKDGMLRLSIVAAAIYDYGYQLERLNRLAEHVHSSSEDKESQDKILNWLKWP, from the coding sequence TGTCGTTTGGTGCACGTGTACTTAAGACGGGGATCGCGGTCACGCTTGCCTTGTACCTTAGCAGCCTGTTCTTGAACCCGCAATCTCCCGTGCCTGCCGCAATCGCGGCTATATTCGCCATGCAGCCTTCCATCTATCGTTCCTGGAAATACTTCCTGGATCAGCTGCAAACGACCACACTCGGAGCTATTGTGGCTCTGGTGGGAGGTATGGTGTTGTCCAATGAGCCAATCGCTGTTGGATTAATTATTGTACTTGTTATCATGATATGTCTTAAATTGAATATGGGCGAGACGGTTGGACTGACATTAGTCACGGTTGTTTCCATTATGGAAGCCTCAGGTGACTGGCACTTTGCACTCAATCGTTTTCTGCTGACACTGGTTGGTATTGTATCGGCGTTTCTCATCAATATTACGGTATTTCCTCCGAAACCGAAGGTTCAGTTCGTGAAGCAGATCCAGAGTGTCTTCAGCGGCATGTCGTTGCTTCTGCGAACCTCGATCTCGGATGAGATTAAGGAAGTTGTATTCCGGGAGGAGAAAAACAACCTGGGCGGTTCCATTAAGTCTCTGTCCGACAAGTATAACTTGTTCGAAGAGGAACAGAAGAAAATGAAGCGTTCGAAATTCAGTGAAACCCGGCAGATGGTGGTCTACAAACAGATGCTGCTGAGTCTGCAAAAAGGATATGAGGTGCTGGATTCGGTGGAGCGCCACTATTTCCAGGCACCGCGGACACCAGCCATGGATTTGTTTTTTGACTCCCATCTGGAACTGGTTATTAAATTCCATGAGCATGCACTGCTCAAGTTCGAGGATAAGCTGAAACCGAACGGCGAAGAGGCCGCACAGTTTGTATTGGACAATGATCGTTTCATGGAGCAGGCGATTACCGAGTTTGATATCGACAAGGACGGGATGTTACGATTATCCATCGTGGCCGCTGCAATCTATGATTACGGGTATCAGTTGGAACGTCTGAATCGACTTGCTGAACATGTGCACAGCTCCAGTGAAGATAAAGAATCACAGGACAAAATTTTGAATTGGCTTAAGTGGCCTTAA
- a CDS encoding pyridoxamine 5'-phosphate oxidase family protein, which produces MIIEELDAELIEWLSGTNLEHKQHEAMQLLTISEDQWPHQAMISMGEVIAISPHRLRLALWQGTQTSMNMSKTGKATLIAVQGHRLLHIRIEVELLPEMKGAIHPRDRFEAKVLHVRVDHAPYAEITSGITFQLKDELGAITRWKETIEELRK; this is translated from the coding sequence ATGATTATAGAGGAATTGGACGCTGAACTAATAGAATGGTTGAGTGGCACAAATCTGGAGCATAAACAGCATGAAGCCATGCAACTGCTGACCATATCTGAGGATCAGTGGCCGCATCAGGCAATGATTAGTATGGGCGAAGTCATTGCGATAAGTCCGCATCGACTTAGACTGGCTCTGTGGCAAGGTACACAAACCAGTATGAACATGAGCAAAACAGGCAAGGCTACCTTGATTGCGGTTCAAGGACATCGATTGCTGCATATCCGTATAGAAGTAGAACTGCTGCCTGAGATGAAGGGGGCTATTCATCCAAGAGATCGTTTTGAAGCCAAAGTGCTTCATGTACGTGTGGATCACGCGCCATATGCGGAGATCACTTCAGGCATTACTTTTCAATTAAAAGATGAACTTGGAGCGATTACCCGCTGGAAAGAGACGATTGAAGAATTACGAAAGTAG
- the helD gene encoding RNA polymerase recycling motor HelD — protein sequence MSTEQQWSEEQQRVNTVTDQIERKITTLEDEVGSFRDEVVGMRKDFWDEVTMNFSEADDVGETSTSMRQQSQVLSDRERSHLNTAAALDKMKRLHHSPYFGRIDFKEDGYPNAERIYLGIASLLDEKEESFLVYDWRAPISNLYYDGAPGPITYHTPSGEISGDIEMKRQFVIRDGRIRFMFDTGVTIGDELLQAVLSRTSDAQMKSIVATIQKEQNRIIRNDRTRMLIVQGAAGSGKTSAALQRVAYLLYKYREHLQADQMVLFSPNPMFNSYVSTVLPELGEENMLQTTFQEYLERRLGREYQLEDPFIQLEYVLTGTQDPDYDVRMSSIRFKSSESFLKVITRYKESMLSGGMKFKPVRFQGRAIVTSEAMAEKFYSFESSVKLVSRLEMLRDWMLKELSAFGKGELDAPWVDQQLDLMEPEDLQRAYQRLKRKQKGKTHTFNDFEQEREILARMVVSDRLKPLRKWIKSLRFVDIRQLYAHLFNDEAQMVRLLGDEALPAQWDEICKMTLRRLKLQELAYEDITPYLYLRELMLGFHINSNIRHVIIDEAQDYSAFQLAFMKRLFPRAKITALGDFNQAIYAHSSVLSGTGPLTNLYGPDNTEVIELTRSYRSTREIVEFTRGMVPGGEEIIPFNRSGEKPKVIVSSDSERHMNVITTDLKHLIEEGYESVAVICKTAEESRDVHAALSKTLPTAPKLIKKTTLAFEQGVHVIPAYLAKGVEFDAVLIYDGSAEQYAQEHERKLFYTACTRAMHLLHVYCVGTPSPFITAQSEEWYDLGKVSAAQVD from the coding sequence ATGAGTACAGAGCAGCAGTGGAGTGAGGAACAACAACGGGTCAACACGGTGACCGATCAGATTGAGCGCAAGATCACAACGTTAGAAGATGAAGTAGGTTCCTTCCGGGACGAAGTGGTTGGCATGAGAAAAGACTTCTGGGACGAAGTCACAATGAACTTTAGCGAAGCAGACGATGTTGGTGAAACTTCAACCAGCATGCGACAGCAGTCACAGGTATTGTCCGATCGGGAGCGAAGCCATCTGAATACAGCGGCTGCGTTGGACAAAATGAAACGACTGCATCATTCACCGTATTTTGGCCGGATTGATTTCAAAGAAGATGGATATCCAAATGCAGAACGCATTTATCTGGGTATTGCATCGTTGCTGGATGAGAAGGAAGAATCCTTTCTGGTTTACGATTGGCGTGCACCGATCTCCAACCTGTATTATGACGGGGCGCCGGGCCCGATCACGTATCATACGCCCAGTGGGGAGATTAGCGGTGATATCGAGATGAAGCGGCAGTTTGTCATTCGGGACGGACGGATCCGCTTTATGTTTGATACGGGGGTTACGATTGGCGATGAGTTGTTGCAGGCCGTGCTCAGTCGAACTTCGGATGCACAGATGAAGAGTATTGTAGCGACCATTCAGAAGGAGCAGAACCGGATTATCCGCAATGACCGGACACGCATGCTCATTGTGCAGGGCGCAGCCGGCAGTGGCAAAACATCCGCAGCGCTCCAGCGTGTGGCCTATCTTCTCTATAAATACCGCGAGCATCTGCAAGCGGATCAGATGGTTCTATTTTCGCCGAACCCAATGTTCAATAGTTATGTTTCTACGGTACTGCCTGAGCTTGGGGAGGAAAACATGTTGCAAACGACCTTCCAGGAGTATCTGGAACGCCGTTTGGGTCGGGAATATCAACTGGAAGATCCGTTTATTCAGCTCGAATATGTACTTACGGGCACGCAAGATCCCGATTACGATGTTCGCATGTCCAGCATTCGATTCAAGTCGTCCGAATCTTTCCTCAAGGTGATTACACGTTATAAGGAAAGCATGTTGTCAGGTGGCATGAAATTCAAACCGGTTCGCTTCCAGGGCCGTGCGATTGTCACGTCGGAAGCTATGGCTGAGAAGTTCTACAGTTTTGAGTCGTCCGTTAAGCTGGTGAGCCGACTAGAGATGTTGCGGGACTGGATGCTGAAAGAACTGTCTGCCTTTGGTAAAGGTGAACTGGATGCGCCCTGGGTCGATCAGCAGCTGGATCTGATGGAGCCAGAGGATCTGCAACGTGCCTATCAACGGTTGAAGCGCAAGCAAAAAGGAAAGACCCATACGTTTAATGACTTCGAGCAGGAAAGAGAAATTCTGGCACGTATGGTGGTCAGTGACCGACTCAAACCATTGCGAAAATGGATCAAGTCCTTACGATTCGTTGATATAAGACAATTATATGCACATCTGTTCAACGATGAGGCTCAGATGGTACGACTGCTTGGTGACGAAGCGCTGCCTGCTCAATGGGATGAAATCTGTAAGATGACTTTACGCAGATTGAAGCTTCAGGAGTTGGCCTATGAAGATATTACGCCGTACTTGTACCTGCGTGAGCTTATGCTTGGATTCCACATTAACTCCAACATTCGTCATGTTATTATTGATGAGGCACAGGATTATTCTGCATTTCAGCTGGCCTTTATGAAGAGATTGTTCCCACGGGCGAAAATAACAGCACTTGGTGACTTCAATCAGGCAATCTATGCCCATTCTTCTGTGCTTAGTGGAACAGGACCCTTGACTAATCTGTATGGACCTGACAATACGGAAGTGATTGAGTTAACCAGAAGTTATCGTTCTACCCGGGAGATTGTGGAGTTCACCCGTGGTATGGTGCCTGGAGGGGAAGAGATTATTCCATTTAACCGTAGCGGCGAGAAGCCTAAAGTGATCGTTTCTTCTGATTCGGAGCGTCATATGAATGTCATCACGACAGACCTGAAGCATTTGATTGAGGAAGGGTACGAATCAGTTGCAGTTATCTGCAAGACCGCCGAAGAGAGCAGAGATGTACATGCTGCATTGAGCAAGACACTGCCCACAGCACCGAAGTTAATCAAGAAAACGACGCTGGCTTTTGAGCAGGGTGTTCATGTCATCCCGGCATATTTAGCTAAAGGTGTGGAGTTTGATGCTGTCCTGATCTATGACGGCTCTGCAGAGCAGTATGCCCAGGAGCATGAACGCAAGTTGTTCTACACGGCTTGTACGCGAGCGATGCATCTGCTTCACGTCTATTGTGTGGGCACACCGAGTCCGTTCATTACCGCCCAGTCTGAAGAATGGTATGACCTTGGCAAAGTGTCTGCTGCGCAAGTGGACTGA
- the ade gene encoding adenine deaminase, whose product MNKSSFERPLMADCVPDLVATARGDLPATLVIRGGTLVNVISGEILPEMSIAVQGARIAYVGKDVSHTIGEHTRIIEANGKYIAPGLLDGHCHIESTQMKVTEFARAVLPSGTTGGFFDPHEISNVLGLKGLRLMLDEARTTPMAAYMQVASCVPSTHPGLETTGAYIGPEEVAEALSWGPDMIGLGEVMNFPGVVYGDETMIGEIQATLRAGKVADGHFTWAADDWRLPAYAASGVTGDHECVTKEDVVERLRLGMYAKMRQGSAWHDVAETIKACTELGLDTRRMMLVTDDRSSESLLKEGHMDFVVRLAISQGVKPVTAFQMATINTAERFGVARDIGAVIPGNIADIILLDGRLADVRVGMTIAAGQVVAENGKMTAAWDSFTYPEEALNTVKLEANIQAEDLELAAPITEGTIGAKIIHVTENHVDTKEKHLPVTVQNGKVVVSTSGEVCKIAVLERHKQTGNRAVALVGGIGFTSPAAIAMTVAHDSHNLLIIGNDDALMAEAGNRVIRMQGGVAVVTATGVTEFPLRIAGLMSTESFEVVAAQSAAVSEALQSAGCTLNNAFMTLSLLALVVIPELRLSDKGLVRISAEGIELVSLFDEVVDGTQVTPSGNE is encoded by the coding sequence ATGAATAAATCATCTTTTGAACGGCCGCTTATGGCCGATTGTGTACCGGATCTGGTCGCTACAGCCCGGGGAGATTTGCCAGCGACTTTGGTCATTCGGGGAGGTACGCTGGTGAACGTAATATCGGGTGAGATCTTGCCTGAGATGTCCATAGCTGTACAGGGAGCTCGAATCGCTTATGTCGGCAAAGATGTAAGTCACACCATTGGAGAACATACCCGGATTATAGAAGCAAACGGCAAGTATATCGCTCCTGGTTTGCTGGACGGACACTGCCATATCGAAAGTACACAGATGAAAGTAACCGAGTTTGCGAGAGCGGTATTGCCTTCAGGCACGACCGGAGGTTTCTTCGACCCACATGAGATCTCCAACGTGCTTGGTCTCAAAGGACTGAGACTGATGCTGGATGAAGCACGAACCACACCGATGGCTGCGTATATGCAGGTGGCTTCCTGTGTGCCTTCCACCCATCCGGGACTGGAGACAACGGGTGCCTATATAGGGCCAGAAGAGGTGGCTGAGGCTCTTTCCTGGGGGCCGGACATGATTGGCCTTGGGGAAGTGATGAACTTCCCAGGGGTCGTCTACGGGGACGAGACGATGATCGGTGAGATACAGGCGACTCTGCGGGCAGGCAAAGTGGCAGACGGTCACTTTACCTGGGCAGCAGATGACTGGCGTCTGCCAGCTTACGCAGCGAGTGGCGTAACAGGGGATCATGAATGTGTGACTAAGGAAGATGTGGTCGAACGTCTGCGACTCGGGATGTACGCGAAGATGCGCCAAGGTTCGGCATGGCATGATGTAGCAGAGACGATCAAAGCCTGTACCGAGCTTGGACTGGACACACGCCGTATGATGCTGGTGACTGATGACCGAAGCTCTGAATCGTTGCTCAAAGAAGGGCATATGGACTTTGTTGTTCGTCTGGCAATCTCCCAAGGTGTGAAGCCAGTCACGGCTTTCCAGATGGCAACCATTAACACGGCTGAGCGCTTTGGTGTTGCGCGCGACATCGGTGCGGTTATTCCCGGCAATATAGCTGATATTATTCTGCTGGACGGCCGTCTGGCGGATGTACGTGTGGGGATGACGATTGCTGCCGGGCAAGTTGTGGCCGAGAATGGGAAAATGACAGCGGCCTGGGATAGCTTCACATATCCTGAAGAAGCACTGAATACGGTGAAGTTGGAAGCTAATATTCAGGCAGAGGATCTGGAGCTGGCTGCACCGATTACAGAGGGTACGATTGGTGCCAAAATCATTCATGTTACAGAGAACCATGTGGATACGAAGGAGAAACACCTGCCTGTCACGGTGCAAAACGGCAAGGTTGTGGTTTCAACTTCAGGGGAAGTTTGCAAAATCGCGGTATTGGAGCGTCACAAGCAAACCGGGAATCGAGCGGTTGCGCTTGTTGGAGGCATCGGATTCACATCGCCAGCGGCGATTGCGATGACGGTTGCTCATGACAGCCACAACCTTTTGATTATCGGTAATGATGATGCTTTGATGGCCGAGGCTGGTAACCGTGTCATTCGCATGCAAGGTGGGGTAGCCGTGGTAACGGCTACCGGTGTAACTGAATTCCCGCTGCGGATTGCAGGTTTGATGTCAACCGAGTCTTTCGAAGTGGTTGCAGCCCAATCAGCAGCAGTCAGTGAAGCTTTACAATCCGCAGGCTGTACGTTGAATAATGCATTCATGACACTTTCCTTGTTGGCACTGGTTGTGATTCCGGAGCTGCGTTTGTCTGACAAGGGACTTGTGCGGATCTCGGCAGAAGGCATTGAACTGGTGTCCCTTTTCGATGAAGTGGTGGACGGTACACAGGTAACTCCATCGGGTAATGAATGA
- a CDS encoding AraC family transcriptional regulator: MERERLREDRIHGNAMYPVSVYPDIQQLNGDSILDCHWHDEMEFTMVTEGCAVFQIDMNTVEVQAGEAIFINRGEIHAGYLKGEVPCVFSSIVFNPELLGSRTFDAVQEKFIGPLIRKTVIPPFHIKADEDWGQEILDHLKRIFADHAAGTETCEMSTKAYLYLVFARMFEHMRPAPLKGTVATGSHDKVERLKSVLGYIHKRYPEPLKLKELADEANMSEGHFCRFFKQMVQKTPVDYINYYRVQQACVQLENTDHKIVDIAMDVGFEHLSYFITTFKKHKATTPSQYRKMFYENVAMESALVQV, encoded by the coding sequence ATGGAACGTGAACGATTACGGGAAGACCGAATTCACGGCAATGCCATGTATCCAGTCAGTGTGTACCCTGATATCCAGCAACTTAATGGAGATAGCATTCTCGATTGCCATTGGCATGATGAGATGGAGTTCACTATGGTTACCGAAGGATGTGCCGTCTTTCAGATTGATATGAACACCGTTGAGGTTCAAGCTGGAGAAGCCATTTTCATCAATCGAGGTGAGATTCATGCGGGTTATCTGAAGGGCGAAGTTCCCTGCGTATTCTCTTCCATTGTGTTTAATCCGGAGCTGCTCGGCAGCCGCACCTTCGATGCGGTACAGGAGAAATTCATCGGCCCACTGATTCGCAAAACCGTGATTCCCCCTTTTCATATCAAGGCAGATGAGGATTGGGGACAAGAAATTCTCGATCACCTGAAACGCATATTTGCGGACCATGCTGCTGGAACAGAAACGTGTGAAATGTCAACGAAAGCATACCTGTATCTTGTATTTGCTCGAATGTTCGAACATATGAGACCTGCTCCGCTCAAAGGTACTGTGGCTACAGGGAGTCATGACAAGGTAGAGCGGCTAAAATCCGTGCTCGGCTATATCCACAAGCGTTATCCCGAACCATTGAAGCTGAAAGAACTGGCCGATGAGGCCAATATGAGCGAAGGACACTTCTGCCGTTTCTTCAAACAGATGGTGCAGAAAACCCCTGTAGATTATATTAACTATTACCGCGTTCAACAGGCCTGCGTTCAGCTTGAGAATACGGATCACAAAATTGTCGATATCGCGATGGATGTGGGTTTTGAGCATCTAAGCTACTTCATCACTACATTTAAAAAACATAAAGCCACAACACCTTCACAGTATCGCAAAATGTTCTATGAGAACGTAGCCATGGAATCTGCCCTGGTTCAGGTATAA
- the yicI gene encoding alpha-xylosidase, producing the protein MKFTDGFWMTREGYQIQNPTDIRDIVQKDNSLTVYAATKYIRSKGDTLNGTLLKATYSSPMPNVIRVTLNHHKGGVKKGPVFELNTQDANVDISKNEQGAVLKSGNLEVQIDKTNGWDVSFLYEGKRITGSGQRAAGYITGPSKEAYFREQLDLGIGEYVYGLGERFTPFVKNGQIVDTWNEDGGTSSEQSYKNIPFYLSNKGYGVFVNHPERVSYEIASENVSKVQFSVEGETLEYFIIGGDNPKDVLNNYTKLTGKPALPPAWTFGLWLTTSFTTDYDEATVNHFVDGMAERDLPLSVFHFDCFWMKEYQWSDFVWDEAMFPDPEGMLARLKEKGLKICAWINPYIAEKSYLFDEGMENGYLVKTADGSVWQWDMWQAGMALVDFTNPDAVNWYKSKLEVLLDQGVDSFKTDFGERIPTDVVYFDGSDPVKMHNYYTQLYNKAVFELLEEKIGKNEAALFARSATAGGQQFPVHWGGDCSSTYESMAESLRGGLSLGLSGFGFWSHDISGFESTASPDVYKRWVQFGLLSSHSRLHGSTSYRVPWLFDEESVDVVRDFTKLKISLMPYLYNSAVESTVKGIPMMRAMLLDFPEDPTTYSLDTQYMFGDSILVAPIFNKEGDVRYYLPEGTWTNYLTGAKVQGGRWISENHDFKTLPMMVKPNSLIAVGAVDSKPDYDFANDVSLHLFELADGQTAQAVVVNQAAEQELTVNVTRNGSVLEVRAEGAGKPWNIVLRGIESVSSVEGGSQVSGANGVVVTAATGATSLTIQL; encoded by the coding sequence ATGAAATTTACTGATGGATTCTGGATGACTCGTGAAGGGTACCAAATTCAAAACCCGACTGACATTCGTGATATTGTGCAAAAAGATAATTCTTTGACCGTATATGCGGCAACTAAATATATTCGCAGTAAAGGCGACACGTTGAACGGTACATTGCTGAAAGCAACATACAGCTCACCTATGCCTAACGTTATTCGTGTAACTTTGAATCATCATAAAGGCGGAGTGAAAAAAGGGCCTGTATTTGAGCTTAACACGCAAGATGCAAACGTTGACATCTCGAAAAATGAACAAGGTGCTGTTTTGAAAAGTGGCAACCTGGAAGTTCAAATCGACAAAACAAACGGTTGGGACGTCAGCTTCCTGTATGAAGGAAAACGCATTACAGGTAGCGGTCAAAGAGCAGCTGGTTATATTACAGGACCGAGCAAGGAAGCGTACTTCCGTGAACAGCTGGATCTTGGCATTGGTGAATATGTTTACGGACTTGGTGAGCGCTTCACGCCGTTTGTTAAGAATGGCCAAATCGTAGATACCTGGAATGAGGACGGCGGTACAAGCAGTGAGCAGTCCTATAAGAATATTCCGTTCTACTTATCCAATAAAGGATATGGCGTATTTGTAAACCATCCTGAGCGCGTATCGTATGAGATTGCATCCGAGAATGTATCTAAAGTGCAATTCAGCGTTGAAGGCGAGACGTTGGAATACTTCATTATCGGCGGTGACAATCCTAAGGATGTACTTAATAATTATACGAAATTGACAGGTAAACCAGCGCTTCCACCAGCATGGACATTTGGTCTCTGGCTGACAACATCATTCACAACGGATTATGATGAAGCAACGGTTAACCATTTCGTAGATGGCATGGCTGAACGTGATCTTCCGCTGTCTGTATTCCATTTTGACTGCTTCTGGATGAAGGAATACCAATGGTCTGATTTCGTATGGGATGAAGCAATGTTCCCTGATCCGGAAGGCATGCTTGCACGTCTGAAAGAAAAGGGTCTTAAAATCTGTGCTTGGATCAATCCATATATTGCAGAAAAATCTTACTTGTTCGATGAAGGTATGGAGAACGGTTATCTGGTGAAAACAGCGGATGGCAGCGTATGGCAATGGGATATGTGGCAAGCAGGTATGGCTCTGGTTGACTTCACGAATCCGGATGCTGTGAATTGGTATAAGAGTAAGCTGGAAGTCCTGCTTGATCAAGGTGTAGATTCCTTCAAGACAGACTTCGGCGAAAGAATTCCGACAGATGTCGTGTACTTCGATGGCTCTGATCCGGTTAAAATGCACAACTATTATACACAGCTCTATAACAAAGCTGTATTTGAATTGCTCGAAGAGAAAATTGGCAAAAACGAAGCTGCCCTGTTTGCACGTTCTGCAACAGCAGGTGGTCAACAGTTCCCGGTTCACTGGGGCGGCGACTGCTCTTCAACGTATGAATCCATGGCTGAATCGCTTCGTGGCGGCCTCTCGCTTGGACTTTCCGGTTTCGGATTCTGGAGCCATGATATCAGCGGATTTGAAAGTACAGCGAGCCCTGACGTCTACAAACGCTGGGTACAATTCGGACTGTTATCTTCTCACAGCCGCCTGCACGGAAGTACGTCGTATCGTGTGCCTTGGCTGTTTGACGAGGAGTCTGTGGACGTTGTCCGTGACTTTACCAAACTTAAAATCAGCCTGATGCCATACCTTTACAATTCTGCGGTGGAGTCGACGGTAAAAGGTATTCCGATGATGCGCGCTATGCTGCTGGACTTCCCAGAAGATCCAACAACATATAGCCTGGATACCCAATACATGTTTGGTGATTCGATCCTGGTGGCTCCAATCTTCAACAAGGAAGGCGATGTACGTTACTACCTGCCTGAAGGAACTTGGACGAACTATCTGACAGGAGCGAAAGTACAAGGTGGACGCTGGATCAGTGAAAACCATGACTTCAAAACACTGCCAATGATGGTTAAGCCAAACAGCCTGATCGCTGTTGGTGCTGTAGATAGCAAACCGGATTATGACTTTGCCAATGATGTGTCCTTGCACTTGTTCGAACTGGCTGACGGTCAAACGGCTCAAGCTGTCGTTGTGAACCAAGCTGCTGAACAGGAGCTGACTGTAAACGTTACAC